A portion of the Anthonomus grandis grandis chromosome 7, icAntGran1.3, whole genome shotgun sequence genome contains these proteins:
- the LOC126738537 gene encoding polygalacturonase-like isoform X2 — MFKLFVSIAALIWVALASPLKDSCTVTSYDAVSTAVSSCTNIVIKGITVPAGKTLTLDLKTGTTLTFDGTITFAHSNWAGPLVQVKGSKVTVKGTSNSKLDGLGAKYWDGKGDSGVTKPKFFRIKTTGNSLFQNINLVNCPRQCVSINSASNTVLSNWVIDVSAGDSAGGKNTDGFDVSSSTGITVQNSEVKNQDDCVAVNQGSNMIFKNLTCSGGHGLSLSVGQSSSSGSANTVKNVTFTDCSVVNSRNGIHVKTHTDAGTGSINLVTYKNIKFSGITNYAINIQQDYKNGKSTGTPTNNIPITNLNLQNVAGSMSGSSKSMPVYILCGSNGCSSWTWSKVSITNGKKSNSCNFSPSGFSC; from the exons atgtttaagctTTTTGTATCTATTGCCGCTCTAATTTGGGTAGCTTTGGCTTCCCCTTTAAAAGACAGTTGTACCGTGACCAGTTACGATGCAGTTAGTACAGCTGTATCTAGTTGTACCAACATAGTAATTAAAGGTATTACTGTACCAGCTGGTAAGACTTTGACTCTGGACCTAAAAACTGGTACTACATTGACCTTTGATGGAACTATTACTTTTGCACACTCAAACTGGGCGGGTCCTTTAGTCCAAGTTAAAGGTAGCAAGGTGACTGTTAAGGGAACTTCAAACTCAAAACTTGATGGTTTGG GTGCTAAATATTGGGATGGTAAGGGAGATAGTGGAGTAACAAAACCAAAATTCTTTAGAATTAAAACGACTGGAAACTCACTATTCCAAAATATTAACTTGGTGAACTGTCCACGCCAGTGCGTGTCGATTAACAGCGCAAGCAATACTGTCTTAAGTAACTGGGTCATCGATGTCTCTGCTGGAGATTCT GCTGGTGGTAAAAATACAGATGGATTTGATGTTTCAAGCTCTACAGGCATTACAGTTCAAAATAGCGAAGTTAAAAATCAAGATGACTGTGTAGCTGTAAACCAAGGATcaaatatgattttcaaaaacttgacATGCAGTGGTGGTCATGGGCTTAGTTTATCAGTAGGTCAAAGCTCCAGCAGTGGTAGTGCCAATACCGTAAAGAATGTAACTTTTACCGACTGTAGCGTCGTAAACTCTAGAAATGGTATTCATGTTAAAACCCATACTGATGCTGGCACTGGGTCGATTAATCTTGTTAcctataaaaacattaaattctcCG gtATTACAAATTATGCAATTAATATTCAGCAAGACTACAAAAATGGAAAGTCAACAGGAACTCCAACTAATAATATACCAattactaatttaaatttacaaaatgttgCTGGAAGCATGAGTGGAAGTTCCAAAAGCATGCCAGTATATATTTTGTGTGGAAGCAACGGTTGTTCCAGCTGGACGTGGAGTAAAGTGTCTATCACCAATGGAAAGAAATCTAACAGCTGCAATTTTTCGCCCTCTGGGTTTTCATGTTag
- the LOC126738537 gene encoding polygalacturonase-like isoform X1, with the protein MFKLFVSIAALIWVALASPLKDSCTVTSYDAVSTAVSSCTNIVIKGITVPAGKTLTLDLKTGTTLTFDGTITFAHSNWAGPLVQVKGSKVTVKGTSNSKLDGLGAKYWDGKGDSGVTKPKFFRIKTTGNSLFQNINLVNCPRQCVSINSASNTVLSNWVIDVSAGDSVSIFINKCLSLLHLYFQAGGKNTDGFDVSSSTGITVQNSEVKNQDDCVAVNQGSNMIFKNLTCSGGHGLSLSVGQSSSSGSANTVKNVTFTDCSVVNSRNGIHVKTHTDAGTGSINLVTYKNIKFSGITNYAINIQQDYKNGKSTGTPTNNIPITNLNLQNVAGSMSGSSKSMPVYILCGSNGCSSWTWSKVSITNGKKSNSCNFSPSGFSC; encoded by the exons atgtttaagctTTTTGTATCTATTGCCGCTCTAATTTGGGTAGCTTTGGCTTCCCCTTTAAAAGACAGTTGTACCGTGACCAGTTACGATGCAGTTAGTACAGCTGTATCTAGTTGTACCAACATAGTAATTAAAGGTATTACTGTACCAGCTGGTAAGACTTTGACTCTGGACCTAAAAACTGGTACTACATTGACCTTTGATGGAACTATTACTTTTGCACACTCAAACTGGGCGGGTCCTTTAGTCCAAGTTAAAGGTAGCAAGGTGACTGTTAAGGGAACTTCAAACTCAAAACTTGATGGTTTGG GTGCTAAATATTGGGATGGTAAGGGAGATAGTGGAGTAACAAAACCAAAATTCTTTAGAATTAAAACGACTGGAAACTCACTATTCCAAAATATTAACTTGGTGAACTGTCCACGCCAGTGCGTGTCGATTAACAGCGCAAGCAATACTGTCTTAAGTAACTGGGTCATCGATGTCTCTGCTGGAGATTCTGTaagcatttttataaataaatgtttaagtttattacatttatattttcagGCTGGTGGTAAAAATACAGATGGATTTGATGTTTCAAGCTCTACAGGCATTACAGTTCAAAATAGCGAAGTTAAAAATCAAGATGACTGTGTAGCTGTAAACCAAGGATcaaatatgattttcaaaaacttgacATGCAGTGGTGGTCATGGGCTTAGTTTATCAGTAGGTCAAAGCTCCAGCAGTGGTAGTGCCAATACCGTAAAGAATGTAACTTTTACCGACTGTAGCGTCGTAAACTCTAGAAATGGTATTCATGTTAAAACCCATACTGATGCTGGCACTGGGTCGATTAATCTTGTTAcctataaaaacattaaattctcCG gtATTACAAATTATGCAATTAATATTCAGCAAGACTACAAAAATGGAAAGTCAACAGGAACTCCAACTAATAATATACCAattactaatttaaatttacaaaatgttgCTGGAAGCATGAGTGGAAGTTCCAAAAGCATGCCAGTATATATTTTGTGTGGAAGCAACGGTTGTTCCAGCTGGACGTGGAGTAAAGTGTCTATCACCAATGGAAAGAAATCTAACAGCTGCAATTTTTCGCCCTCTGGGTTTTCATGTTag